One Streptomyces dangxiongensis genomic window, GGGCCTTGTTGTAGTAGAGCTGGCTGAGGCCGAGACCGCCGTACCGGGGATCGATCTTCATGCCGAGGGCGCCGAGTTCCTTGAGGCCGGCCACGACCTCGTCGGGGATGCGGGCCTCGCGCTCGATGCGGGCCGGGTCGATGCCCGACTCGCAGAAGGCGCGCAGCTTCGCCAGGAACTCCTCGCCGCGCCGGACCGACTCGTCGGCGGGGAGCGGGTGGGGGTGGATGAGGTCGAGCCGGAAGCGTCCGAGAAAGAGTTCCTTGGCGAAGCTGGGCTTGCGCCAGTCCTGTTCCCGGGCGGCCTCCGCCACCTGTCGGGCCTCGCGCTCGGTGACGGTGGTGCGTGGGGTGGAGGGGGCGGACATGAAGGCTCACCTCGCCGCGAAAAGGGATGAGGGGGATGGTTCACGACCGATCGGTGCTACTGGATCGTTGGTACCCGAAACGCACCGGCCCCACCACCCCTCGCGCGTCCGAACGGCCGAAAGGCCCGCCGGCGGATGGCAGGGGCGGTTCAGGGGAGACTGTGGAAGCGGTCCGATGGCACCGGGAAAGTTGTCGAAGCGCTTCGACGGCCTATGGACACCCCGGCCCGGCTGGAGCTAATGTCCTCCTCACCCTTACTCGTCATGTCGGCAGCGCGCATTGTCGAAGCGCTTCACCAGGTTGGGAGAGCTGGATGGTCACCCTCGCCGAGGTCGCCCAGCACGCCGGAGTCTCGGCGAGCACGGTGAGCTATGTCCTCAGCGGCAAGCGGTCCATCTCCACCACCACCCGGCACCGGGTCGAGCAGAGCATCCGGGAACTGGGATACCACCCGAACGCGGGTGCCCGCGCCCTGGCGAGCAGCCGTTCCAACATCATCGCGCTGATGATCCCGCTCCGTACCGACATGTACGTGCCGGTGATGATGGAGATCGCCATCGCGGTGGCCACCACGGCCCGCACGCACGGCTACGACGTCCTGCTGCTCACCGGCGAGGAGGGGCCCGACGCGGTGCGCCGGGTCACCGGCAGCGGGCTCGCCGACGCCATGATCCTGATGGACGTGGAGCTGGACGACGAGCGGCTCCCGCTGCTGCGGGCGACCGGCCAGCCCTCGGTACTGATCGGCCTGCCCGCCGACACCGCCGGCCTGACCTGCGTGGATCTGGACTGGAGCGCCACGGGCGCGCTCTGTGTGGAGCACCTGGCCGGGCTCGGCCACCGTGACATCGCTGTCATCGGCGAGGCCCCGGCGGTCTACGAGCGACACACCGGCTTCGCCGAGCGCACGCTCGACGGGCTGCGCTCCCGGGCCCGGGAGACGGCGGTACGGGTGCTGCACCGGCCCTGCGAGGGCGGATACGACGCGATGGCCCTCACGCTGGCCCGGATCTTCGACGAGCGCCCGGGGACGACCGGGTTCGTGGTGCAGAACGAGTCGGCGGTGGAGCCGCTGCTCGCGCTGCTGCGCCAGCAGGGCCGGGCCGTGCCCGAGGACGTGTCCGTGGTCGCGGTCTGCCCGGAACAGGTCGCCGTCCAGGCCTCGGTGCGGCTGACCTCGGTCGCCGTGCCCGCCCAGGAGCTGGGCCGGCACGCCGTGGAACATCTGGTCGCCAAGCTGGAGGGGCGGGACGGCGACGAGGTCGAGCTGCTCGCACCCGAGCTGACGGTACGGGCGAGTTCGGGACCGGCACCCGCGACGTCCTGACCCACCGCGCCCCGGCCCACGGCCCACCACCGCCGGCCCCACCCCGTCCCCCGGCCCACCACCTTCTCCCCGCCGCTTCCCCGGCGCACCGCCTTCCCCCCCACCCCCACCGCTTTCCGGCCCACCGCCTCTCACCGACCGCGTCCCGGCCCGTCCCCGCCCGCGCCCCGCGCGCCCCGCGCGCCCCGCGCCCCGCGCCCGCGCCCCCCGCGCCGGTGGGATACGCCCGCCCGCCTGTCCCGCATCCGTCCGCACGTCTCTCCTCGGGAGCCGCCGTGAACCAGCCTGCCGTCGCGCAGCCCGCGATCAGCCTCGCCCAGTCCTCCCCCACCGTCGGCACGCTCCGGGAACGGGACGGGGCGCTGGAGTGGAGCGGCCGTCAGGAGACGGTGCGGATCGAGCCGTGGGGTCCGGACGCGGTCCGGGTGCGGGCCCGGCTCGGCGGCCCGGTGCTCCAGGGGCTGCCCGGGGCACTCCTCGAACCGCCGCCCGCCCCGGGCATCACCGTCGTGACCGGTGACGGCGTGGGACGGCTGACCGTCGGCGCCCTGACCGTCGAGGTGTCCGCCGAGGGACTGATCCGCTTTCTGCGCACCGACGACCGTAGCTGCTGGCCGAGGAGCACGCCCACTTCTGGTGGCCGGGCCCCCGCCTGTACACGGCGGTCGGCAACGGGCACCACCGGCTGGAGCAGCGGTTCGCCGCCTACGAGGGCGAGAAGCTGTACGGCCCTGGGCCAGCACCAGCACGGCCGCCTCGACCAGAAGGGCCTGGTGCTGGACCTGGTGCAGCGCAACGCCGAGGTCAGCGTGCCGGTGCTGGTCTCCAGCCGCGGCTACACCCTGCTGTGGAACAACCCGGCGATCGGCCGGGTGGAGCTGGCGGGCAACGGCACCCGGTGGGTCGCGGACTCCGCCCGGCAGATCGACTACTGGATCACGGCGGGCACGCCGGCCGACGGTCAGCGCGCCTACAGCGCGGTGACCGGGCGGTCGCCGATGCTGCCGGAGTGGGCGGCGGGCTTCTGGCAGTGCAAGCTGCGCTACCGCACGCAGGACGAACTCCTCGCGGTGGCCCGGGAGTACAGGCGCCGGGGGCTGCCCCTCGCGGCGATCGTCTGCGACTTCTTCCACTGGACCCACCTGGGCGAGTGGAAGTTCGACCCGAAGGAATGGCCCGACCCGGCGGCGATGGTGCGGGAGCTGGAGGAACTCGGCGTCAAGCTGGTCGTCTCCGTCTGGCCGTCGGTGTCGCCGCTGTCGGAGAACCACCCGGTGATGGAGCAGCGCGGCCACTTCATCGGCACGCAGTACGGGCCGCTGGCGCACGCCGACTGGCCGGACAAGGGCGTCGACTCCACCGTCCAGGTCGCGTTCTACGACGCCACGAACCCCGAGGCCCGGGAGTTCGTGTGGTCGCGCGTCCGCGACAACTACCTGGTCCCGTACGGCATCACCGCCTTCTGGCTGGACGCGTGCGAGCCCGAGCTGAAGCCCGGCTTCCAGGAGAATCTGCGGTACTGGGCGGGCCCCGGCCTGGAGGTCGGCAACCTCTACCCGGCCGAGAACGCCCGCACCTTCCACGAGGGCCTGCGCGCGTCCGGCGAGCAGGAGGTGATCACCCTCAACCGCTCGGCGTGGGCGGGCAGTCAGCGGTACGGTGCCGCGCTGTGGTCCGGTGACATCGGCACCGACTTCGCGACCCTGCGCCGGCAGATAGCGGCCGGGCTGAACACCGCCCTGTCCGGCATCCCGTGGTGGAACACCGACATCGGCGGCTTCCACGGCGGCGACCCGGACGACCCGGCGTACCGGG contains:
- a CDS encoding LacI family DNA-binding transcriptional regulator, with the translated sequence MVTLAEVAQHAGVSASTVSYVLSGKRSISTTTRHRVEQSIRELGYHPNAGARALASSRSNIIALMIPLRTDMYVPVMMEIAIAVATTARTHGYDVLLLTGEEGPDAVRRVTGSGLADAMILMDVELDDERLPLLRATGQPSVLIGLPADTAGLTCVDLDWSATGALCVEHLAGLGHRDIAVIGEAPAVYERHTGFAERTLDGLRSRARETAVRVLHRPCEGGYDAMALTLARIFDERPGTTGFVVQNESAVEPLLALLRQQGRAVPEDVSVVAVCPEQVAVQASVRLTSVAVPAQELGRHAVEHLVAKLEGRDGDEVELLAPELTVRASSGPAPATS